The following proteins are co-located in the Manihot esculenta cultivar AM560-2 chromosome 9, M.esculenta_v8, whole genome shotgun sequence genome:
- the LOC110607902 gene encoding heat stress transcription factor A-3-like isoform X3, giving the protein MNPENENFPKSPHQLPHSSYPSEPETNTKSSLLQPLMGSQLFPPGSLSMEDINYCGSPLSASFPFEFGAFSVIEQSVYSLSEMYEFEANPISESASNGPSYGGGTVDDSEENIGVPQPLAMLQENPIPPFLSKTYDLVNDQSLDPIISWGNTGESFVVWDPVEFARVILPRNFKHNNFSSFVRQLNTYGFHKIDTDKWEFANKAFRRGERHLLKNIQRRKSPQSQQVGSYYTGPSTEARKSELESEVERLRKERRMMMREVVELQQQLHGSTHHIEAVKQRLQKAEQRQKQMISFLAKLFQNPAFLVFLRQNKQQRGIGSSRMKRKFVKHKQHEPGQSESPMEGQTGKYRPKCINVSSSIVVPAVNPAPVDQSPGYILQEIVEMGQDAEGVAFQIENVLPDEFAISDELAMMQGLFKNPEKFQEGTLNMGNEDPQIKGENVAYTEQEVAPEYFAPFLEDLAVRKNFPEFSSTGIDSIVKQEDVWSMEFENQAGAIIGMEHHTPVGLVLYSRCPGMNASDVNKFLP; this is encoded by the exons ATGAACCCAGAAAACGAAAATTTCCCAAAATCGCCTCATCAACTTCCCCATTCATCTTATCCATCGGAGCCGGAGACGAACACCAAGTCGTCTTTGTTACAACCATTGATGGGTTCTCAACTGTTCCCACCTGGGTCGTTGAGTATGGAGGATATTAACTACTGTGGGTCTCCTTTATCTGCgtcatttccttttgaatttggAGCATTTTCTGTCATAGAACAATCAGTTTATTCTCTTTCAGAGATGTATGAATTTGAAGCAAATCCTATATCTGAATCAGCTTCTAATGGACCATCTTATGGAGGAGGTACAGTTGATGACTCGGAGGAGAACATTGGAGTGCCTCAGCCTCTTGCGATGTTACAGGAAAATCCAATACCGCCATTTCTCTCTAAAACTTATGATCTCGTGAATGATCAGTCGCTGGACCCGATTATCTCGTGGGGAAACACAGGGGAGAGCTTCGTGGTTTGGGACCCGGTGGAGTTCGCTAGAGTCATACTGCCTCGGAATTTCAAGCACAACAATTTCTCCAGTTTTGTCCGGCAACTCAATACTTAT GGATTCCACAAGATTGATACTGATAAGTGGGAATTTGCCAACAAAGCTTTCCGTCGAGGTGAGAGGCATCTGTTGAAGAATATACAGAGGCGCAAGTCACCCCAATCCCAGCAGGTGGGTAGCTACTACACTGGACCTTCTACTGAAGCAAGAAAGTCAGAGCTGGAAAGTGAGGTAGAAAGATTGAGGAAAGAGAGGAGAATGATGATGCGAGAGGTTGTAGAACTACAGCAGCAGCTTCATGGATCTACTCATCATATAGAAGCAGTGAAACAAAGGCTTCAGAAAGCAGAGCAGAGGCAGAAGCAGATGATTTCTTTCCTGGCAAAGTTGTTCCAGAATCCAGCGTTCTTGGTCTTCCTTAGGCAAAATAAGCAACAGCGAGGTATTGGTTCATCAAGGATGAAGAGGAAGTTTGTCAAGCACAAGCAACATGAGCCTGGTCAATCTGAATCACCTATGGAAGGGCAGACTGGGAAGTACAGACCCAAGTGTATAAACGTTTCATCTTCCATTGTAGTGCCAGCTGTAAACCCTGCACCTGTTGACCAATCTCCTGGCTACATCTTACAAGAGATTGTAGAAATGGGCCAAGATGCTGAAGGCGTGGCTTTTCAAATTGAGAATGTTTTGCCTGATGAGTTTGCCATATCAGATGAACTAGCAATGATGCAAGGACTTTTCAAAAACCCGGAGAAGTTTCAAGAAGGCACATTAAACATGGGAAATGAAGATCCCCAAATTAAAGGAGAGAATGTTGCCTATACAGAACAAGAAGTTGCTCCAGAATATTTCGCTCCTTTCCTCGAGGATTTGGCAGTTCGGAAGAATTTTCCAGAATTCTCATCTACTGGGATTGACAGCATTGTAAAACAAGAGGATGTATGGAGCATGGAATTTGAGAACCAAGCTG GTGCAATCATTGGGATGGAGCATCATACTCCTGTTGGGTTGGTGCTGTATTCTAGATGTCCTGGCATGAATGCTTCTG
- the LOC110607896 gene encoding LOW QUALITY PROTEIN: histidine kinase CKI1-like (The sequence of the model RefSeq protein was modified relative to this genomic sequence to represent the inferred CDS: inserted 1 base in 1 codon): MKFSSLIASQLFIFILLAISALLLPCIVIPSWYKIVQHMKEKVDLNANILRSGLLFQIENTAKLLQPINSSAANLARILSSSLNGSDLSQFDLQNKVTPILFQTISIIPHISQISYIGLEGNIFAYYVEGNQTFAMYSNSTASSNSSFTNEPVKYTCYKQPVDTDTGRLYGDASESWFNILANASWIQEALASSNGYASLGNGWNTAHDLLLLNSVTIHGQGVISLGFPVKALISFFMDIDLYGGSLYLAAQNGEVLANGLPNTQIVVIGKSVSFNLFKPNGDQIIVGDVSCVPNNGVLRPSILNIGEMKYRIFCSRLQIVGVQSVYALAFPYNGFASNVHRITKIALILLMVMIAAVFISILSFVLLMVRAATREIYLCSALIKQMEATQQAERKSMNKSLAFARASHDIRAALAGITGLIEISCEEACPGSELETNLHQMDGCAKDLVGLLNSILDTSKMEAGKMQVDSEEFDLAHLLEDVVDLFHPVGMRKGVDVVLDPCDGSILKFSQVKGDRGKLRQVLCNLLSNAVKFTSEGHVLVRAWARKPGIENNIIASNRNGFWKHLSCRFTENKEDNEVEAMNSVKQNPNCMEFVLEVDDTGKGIPKEKQRSVFENFVQVKETTLGQGGTGLGLGIVQSLVRLMGGDIKIVDKENREKGTCFRFNTFLIASAGSPSTSNTMCDIETGFCNAHQYYSVSTPKLKICGFSPRLSKLSSSPKTEGSHVVLMIQTAERRRIVHKFMESLGIEASVVRKWECLHSTLTKIKSEQNVSPYKSSERSDFGSRSEISSSKSKDVPLSALDGIEERLPSQRGGGNFRHSRSFILLVIDTSAGPFQELYGAVTEFRRGLRRSYCKVVWLDKPTSRSINPGSLEEDMIHPDDDILLKPFHGSRLYQVIKLLPEFGSTLHHRVPSAKTKREFTYHGGKFVRDPGTSLAMHSRSRKRSSTLQYYGHSLPLGEGSSRRGKHRKQRHYLARRYSVGSSEMEVEQEEEKVEEFHGNQSNDKPLSGLRFMVAEDNSFLRNVAMVNLSRLGASVELCQNGEEAVQLVLLGLQEQRKHEAYSTSPYPPYDYILMDCEMPVMNGYEATRQIREEERSYNIHIPIVALTAHTSGEEWEKMRNAGMDYHLCKPLSRESLLEAIRHIHDGPAPKNFDLVGKPGCLCEPDSLLNGSSSITISSPLHFPRMKSNKPTVDFRSFAKQYFSDSQSRNLVFDDALAATVLDEEAPKFSMYPKQNERTNADKNNLLQIPTNGSEITQLPLQVKVDRTIAQDGSVQIFGPYNPSQNVKQSTNGVKDAIHLKHIPTMGHKDVQPVLALANXRVDTSKISRFSEGGQLVSNKTSNELSLNVEDLDIPWSDLVLKERIGAGSFGTVYRADWHGSEVAVKILVEQDFDTERIKEFLREVAIMKRLRHPNIVLFMGAVTQPPNLSIVTEYLSRGSLYRLLHKSGVREVLDEGRRLSMAYEVAKGMSYLHKRNPPIVHRELKSPNLLVDKKYTVKVCDFGLSRLKANTFLSSKSAAGTPEWMAPEVLRDGPSNEKSDVFSFGVILWELATLQQPWNNLNPAQVVAAVGFKGKRLDIPRDLNPQVAIIIEACWAKFVQVFNSITTDYRICLMTFLSMQVSLLQ, translated from the exons ATGAAGTTCAGCTCACTCATTGCATCCCAGCTTTTCATCTTCATCCTTCTG GCAATTAGCGCGTTGCTTCTTCCATGTATAGTGATCCCAAGTTGGTACAAGATCGTTCAGcacatgaaagaaaaagttgatTTGAACGCTAACATATTACGCTCTGGATTGCTATTTCAAATAGAAAATACAGCTAAACTGTTGCAGCCAATAAACTCGTCTGCAGCAAATTTAGCAAGAATTTTGAGTTCATCTCTCAATGGAAGTGATCTCTCGCAGTTTGACCTCCAAAATAAG GTTACTCCAATATTATTTCAAACAATTTCAATAATTCCTCACATATCGCAGATTTCATATATTGGATTGGAAGGAAACATTTTTGCGTACTATGTCGAAGGTAACCAGACATTTGCAATGTACTCTAACTCTACAGCTTCTTCCAATTCAAGTTTCACAAACGAGCCAGTCAAATACACTTGCTATAAGCAACCTGTAGACACAGACACAGGAAGGCTATATGGAGATGCCTCTGAATCCTGGTTTAACATTTTGGCTAATGCAAGCTGGATTCAAGAAGCTTTAGCAAGTTCTAATGGATATGCCTCGTTAGGAAATGGTTGGAACACTGCCCATGATCTTCTCTTGCTTAATTCAGTTACTATACATGGACAAGGTGTTATCTCCTTAGGGTTTCCAGTAAAAGCACTCATCAGTTTCTTCATGGATATTGATCTTTATGGCGGAAGCCTGTACTTGGCTGCACAAAATGGGGAAGTGCTTGCAAATGGGTTGCCAAACACTCAAATTGTGGTAATTGGAAAATCAGTTTCCTTCAATTTATTTAAGCCTAATGGAGATCAAATTATTGTTGGAGATGTTTCTTGCGTGCCCAACAATGGGGTGCTAAGACCTTCAATTTTGAATATCGGGGAGATGAAGTATAGAATTTTCTGTTCTCGGCTTCAAATTGTGGGAGTGCAATCG GTATATGCATTGGCTTTCCCATATAATGGATTTGCAAGTAACGTTCATAGGATCACCAAAATTGCTCTCATTCTATTGATGGTAATGATAGCTGCAGTCTTCATCTCTATACTTAGTTTTGTATTGTTGATGGTTAGGGCTGCAACCAGAGAGATATACTTGTGTTCAGCATTGATAAAACAAATGGAAGCAACTCAACAAGCAGAGAGAAAGAGCATGAACAAGAGTCTAGCCTTTGCTAGAGCTAGCCATGATATTCGTGCTGCCCTAGCAGGTATTACTGGATTGATAGAGATAAGCTGTGAAGAAGCTTGTCCAGGTTCTGAATTAGAAACAAATTTACATCAAATGGACGGTTGTGCAAAGGACCTAGTAG GTTTATTGAATTCTATTCTCGATACGAGCAAGATGGAAGCTGGAAAGATGCAGGTTGATTCAGAAGAATTTGATTTAGCCCACCTTCTTGAAGATGTAGTAGATTTGTTTCATCCTGTGGGTATGAGAAAAGGTGTAGATGTTGTGCTAGATCCCTGTGATGGATCTATTCTTAAATTTTCCCAAGTAAAAGGAGATAGGGGAAAGTTGAGACAAGTCCTTTGCAATTTACTCAGCAATGCTGTTAAGTTTACTTCTGAAGGGCATGTATTAGTTCGAGCATGGGCCCGAAAGCCTGGTATAGAAAACAATATAATTGCTTCCAATCGGAATGGTTTCTGGAAACACCTTTCTTGCAGGTTTACTGAAAACAAAGAAGATAATGAGGTGGAAGCCATGAATTCAGTGAAGCAAAATCCAAATTGTATGGAGTTTGTGCTTGAGGTGGATGACACAGGTAAAGGAATTCCTAAGGAGAAACAAAGATCGGtctttgaaaattttgttcAAGTTAAAGAAACAACACTTGGGCAAGGAGGCACTGGCCTAGGACTTGGAATAGTTCAGTCTTTG GTACGTTTGATGGGTGGAGATATAAAAATTGTGGATAAAGAGAACAGAGAGAAGGGAACTTGCTTCAGGTTCAACACTTTCCTTATTGCATCAGCTGGGAGTCCTTCAACCAGTAATACAATGTGTGATATTGAGACTGGATTTTGTAACGCACATCAGTATTATTCAGTTTCTACTCCTAAACTTAAAATCTGTGGCTTCAGTCCTCGACTGTCGAAACTTAGTTCTAGTCCCAAGACTGAAGGATCCCATGTTGTTCTCATGATTCAAACTGCTGAGAGGCGAAGAATTGTACACAAGTTTATGGAGAGCTTGGGAATAGAAGCATCGGTTGTGAGAAAATGGGAATGCCTTCATTCTACATTAACAAAGATAAAATCTGAGCAGAATGTTTCACCTTACAAATCTTCAGAAAGATCAGATTTTGGTTCCAGGAGTGAAATTTCTAGTAGCAAATCAAAAGATGTTCCTTTAAGTGCCTTGGATGGTATAGAAGAAAGACTACCTTCTCAAAGAGGTGGAGGCAATTTTAGACATTCTCGAAGCTTTATATTGCTCGTTATTGATACTAGTGCTGGACCATTTCAAGAACTCTATGGAGCTGTAACTGAATTTAGAAGAGGCCTTCGAAGATCTTATTGCAAAGTTGTCTGGTTAGATAAACCAACCTCCCGTAGCATCAACCCTGGAAGCCTTGAAGAGGACATGATCCATCCAGACGATGACATTTTGCTGAAACCTTTTCATGGGTCTCGCTTGTATCAGGTAATTAAACTTTTACCAGAATTTGGGAGTACCTTGCACCATAGAGTTCCATCGGCCAAAACCAAGAGAGAATTTACATATCATGGTGGAAAATTTGTTAGAGATCCCGGAACTTCATTAGCAATGCATTCTCGTAGCCGAAAAAGATCATCAACTTTGCAATATTATGGACACTCGCTTCCGCTTGGAGAAGGCAGCTCAAGGAGGGGAAAACACAGGAAACAAAGACATTATCTAGCCAGAAGATATTCAGTTGGATCTTCAGAGATGGAAGTAGaacaagaagaagagaaagtagAAGAATTTCATGGTAACCAAAGCAATGATAAACCCTTGAGTGGGTTGAGATTCATGGTTGCTGAAGATAATTCATTTTTACGTAATGTGGCCATGGTTAATCTATCGAGACTCGGTGCATCTGTTGAGCTTTGTCAAAATGGAGAGGAAGCTGTACAACTAGTCCTTCTTGGTTTacaagaacaaaggaaacaTGAAGCTTACTCCACTTCTCCTTATCCTCCATATGATTATATACTAATGGACTGTGAG ATGCCAGTGATGAATGGTTATGAAGCAACAAGACAAATAAGGGAGGAAGAGAGGTCTTACAACATTCACATACCCATTGTAGCATTAACAGCGCATACTTCAGGTGAAGAATGGGAGAAGATGAGGAACGCAGGAATGGATTACCATCTGTGCAAACCACTAAGTAGGGAAAGTTTGCTGGAAGCCATTAGACACATTCATGATGGGCCGGCGCCAAAAAACT TTGACTTGGTAGGGAAGCCAGGTTGTTTATGTGAGCCTGATTCACTGCTCAATGGCTCTTCTTCCATCACAATTTCTTCACCATTGCACTTTCCCCGAATGAAATCAAATAAACCTACTGTTGATTTCAGGTCTTTTGCCAAACAGTACTTTTCAGATAGCCAATCACGTAATCTTGTCTTCGATGATGCTTTGGCAG CTACCGTTCTTGATGAAGAAGCTCCTAAATTCTCTATGTATCCTAAGCAAAATGAGAGAACAAATGCAGATAAAAATAACCTTTTGCAAATCCCAACCAATGGTAGTGAAATTACTCAGTTACCTCTACAAGTGAAAGTTGATCGAACAATTGCCCAAGATGGAAGTGTTCAAATTTTTGGACCATATAATCCTTCCCAGAATGTTAAACAGTCAACAAACGGGGTGAAAGATGCCATCCATTTAAAGCACATCCCAACTATGGGGCATAAAGATGTTCAACCAGTTCTTGCATTGGCTA ACAGAGTGGATACTAGTAAAATTTCAAGGTTTTCTGAAGGTGGTCAACTGGTTTCTAATAAAACTAGTAATGAGCTTTCACTTAATGTGGAAGATTTGGACATTCCATGGAGTGATCTTGTTCTGAAGGAGAGAATTGGAGCAG GTTCATTTGGAACTGTTTACCGTGCGGATTGGCATGGCTCG GAAGTTGCTGTGAAAATTCTTGTAGAGCAAGATTTTGATACTGAACGCATCAAGGAATTTTTAAGGGAG GTTGCAATAATGAAACGCTTACGACATCCAAACATAGTTCTTTTCATGGGTGCGGTTACTCAGCCACCAAACTTATCCATAGTGACAGAATATTTATCAAG AGGTAGCTTGTATAGACTTTTGCATAAGTCTGGTGTAAGAGAGGTATTGGATGAAGGGCGCCGGTTAAGTATGGCCTATGAAGTG GCAAAGGGTATGAGTTATCTTCACAAACGCAATCCTCCAATTGTTCATAGAGAACTAAAGTCTCCAAATCTATTGGTTGACAAAAAATATACAGTGAAG GTTTGTGATTTCGGGCTATCTCGTCTGAAAGCAAACACATTTCTTTCATCAAAGTCAGCAGCAGGGACT CCTGAGTGGATGGCACCAGAAGTTCTCCGCGATGGACCGTCAAATGAAAAGTCGGACGTGTTCAGTTTTGGTGTGATATTGTGGGAGCTTGCAACACTGCAACAACCATGGAACAATTTAAATCCTGCACAG GTTGTAGCCGCTGTTGGATTTAAAGGCAAGAGACTTGATATTCCACGGGATTTAAATCCTCAAGTTGCCATCATAATTGAGGCTTGCTGGGCAAAGTTTGTTCAAGTTTTTAACTCTATAACAACTGATTACAGGATTTGCCTCATGACATTTTTGTCAATGCAAGTGTCTTTGCTGCAGTGA
- the LOC110607902 gene encoding heat stress transcription factor A-3-like isoform X2 translates to MNPENENFPKSPHQLPHSSYPSEPETNTKSSLLQPLMGSQLFPPGSLSMEDINYCGSPLSASFPFEFGAFSVIEQSVYSLSEMYEFEANPISESASNGPSYGGGTVDDSEENIGVPQPLAMLQENPIPPFLSKTYDLVNDQSLDPIISWGNTGESFVVWDPVEFARVILPRNFKHNNFSSFVRQLNTYGFHKIDTDKWEFANKAFRRGERHLLKNIQRRKSPQSQQVGSYYTGPSTEARKSELESEVERLRKERRMMMREVVELQQQLHGSTHHIEAVKQRLQKAEQRQKQMISFLAKLFQNPAFLVFLRQNKQQRGIGSSRMKRKFVKHKQHEPGQSESPMEGQTGKYRPKCINVSSSIVVPAVNPAPVDQSPGYILQEIVEMGQDAEGVAFQIENVLPDEFAISDELAMMQGLFKNPEKFQEGTLNMGNEDPQIKGENVAYTEQEVAPEYFAPFLEDLAVRKNFPEFSSTGIDSIVKQEDVWSMEFENQADIWDLGLAQVAGSSGAHKWPADENPVDGPESHAGQPKYDKSKNIDP, encoded by the exons ATGAACCCAGAAAACGAAAATTTCCCAAAATCGCCTCATCAACTTCCCCATTCATCTTATCCATCGGAGCCGGAGACGAACACCAAGTCGTCTTTGTTACAACCATTGATGGGTTCTCAACTGTTCCCACCTGGGTCGTTGAGTATGGAGGATATTAACTACTGTGGGTCTCCTTTATCTGCgtcatttccttttgaatttggAGCATTTTCTGTCATAGAACAATCAGTTTATTCTCTTTCAGAGATGTATGAATTTGAAGCAAATCCTATATCTGAATCAGCTTCTAATGGACCATCTTATGGAGGAGGTACAGTTGATGACTCGGAGGAGAACATTGGAGTGCCTCAGCCTCTTGCGATGTTACAGGAAAATCCAATACCGCCATTTCTCTCTAAAACTTATGATCTCGTGAATGATCAGTCGCTGGACCCGATTATCTCGTGGGGAAACACAGGGGAGAGCTTCGTGGTTTGGGACCCGGTGGAGTTCGCTAGAGTCATACTGCCTCGGAATTTCAAGCACAACAATTTCTCCAGTTTTGTCCGGCAACTCAATACTTAT GGATTCCACAAGATTGATACTGATAAGTGGGAATTTGCCAACAAAGCTTTCCGTCGAGGTGAGAGGCATCTGTTGAAGAATATACAGAGGCGCAAGTCACCCCAATCCCAGCAGGTGGGTAGCTACTACACTGGACCTTCTACTGAAGCAAGAAAGTCAGAGCTGGAAAGTGAGGTAGAAAGATTGAGGAAAGAGAGGAGAATGATGATGCGAGAGGTTGTAGAACTACAGCAGCAGCTTCATGGATCTACTCATCATATAGAAGCAGTGAAACAAAGGCTTCAGAAAGCAGAGCAGAGGCAGAAGCAGATGATTTCTTTCCTGGCAAAGTTGTTCCAGAATCCAGCGTTCTTGGTCTTCCTTAGGCAAAATAAGCAACAGCGAGGTATTGGTTCATCAAGGATGAAGAGGAAGTTTGTCAAGCACAAGCAACATGAGCCTGGTCAATCTGAATCACCTATGGAAGGGCAGACTGGGAAGTACAGACCCAAGTGTATAAACGTTTCATCTTCCATTGTAGTGCCAGCTGTAAACCCTGCACCTGTTGACCAATCTCCTGGCTACATCTTACAAGAGATTGTAGAAATGGGCCAAGATGCTGAAGGCGTGGCTTTTCAAATTGAGAATGTTTTGCCTGATGAGTTTGCCATATCAGATGAACTAGCAATGATGCAAGGACTTTTCAAAAACCCGGAGAAGTTTCAAGAAGGCACATTAAACATGGGAAATGAAGATCCCCAAATTAAAGGAGAGAATGTTGCCTATACAGAACAAGAAGTTGCTCCAGAATATTTCGCTCCTTTCCTCGAGGATTTGGCAGTTCGGAAGAATTTTCCAGAATTCTCATCTACTGGGATTGACAGCATTGTAAAACAAGAGGATGTATGGAGCATGGAATTTGAGAACCAAGCTG ATATCTGGGATTTAGGTTTGGCACAGGTAGCAGGAAGTTCAGGTGCTCATAAGTGGCCGGCAGATGAAAACCCTGTTGATGGACCTGAGAGTCATGCTGGCCAGCCAAAATATGATAAATCAAAGAACATAGATCCATAG
- the LOC110607902 gene encoding heat stress transcription factor A-3-like isoform X1, whose amino-acid sequence MNPENENFPKSPHQLPHSSYPSEPETNTKSSLLQPLMGSQLFPPGSLSMEDINYCGSPLSASFPFEFGAFSVIEQSVYSLSEMYEFEANPISESASNGPSYGGGTVDDSEENIGVPQPLAMLQENPIPPFLSKTYDLVNDQSLDPIISWGNTGESFVVWDPVEFARVILPRNFKHNNFSSFVRQLNTYGFHKIDTDKWEFANKAFRRGERHLLKNIQRRKSPQSQQVGSYYTGPSTEARKSELESEVERLRKERRMMMREVVELQQQLHGSTHHIEAVKQRLQKAEQRQKQMISFLAKLFQNPAFLVFLRQNKQQRGIGSSRMKRKFVKHKQHEPGQSESPMEGQTGKYRPKCINVSSSIVVPAVNPAPVDQSPGYILQEIVEMGQDAEGVAFQIENVLPDEFAISDELAMMQGLFKNPEKFQEGTLNMGNEDPQIKGENVAYTEQEVAPEYFAPFLEDLAVRKNFPEFSSTGIDSIVKQEDVWSMEFENQAGMCSSSQELWSNLANYDVPKIGLTGGFSDIWDLGLAQVAGSSGAHKWPADENPVDGPESHAGQPKYDKSKNIDP is encoded by the exons ATGAACCCAGAAAACGAAAATTTCCCAAAATCGCCTCATCAACTTCCCCATTCATCTTATCCATCGGAGCCGGAGACGAACACCAAGTCGTCTTTGTTACAACCATTGATGGGTTCTCAACTGTTCCCACCTGGGTCGTTGAGTATGGAGGATATTAACTACTGTGGGTCTCCTTTATCTGCgtcatttccttttgaatttggAGCATTTTCTGTCATAGAACAATCAGTTTATTCTCTTTCAGAGATGTATGAATTTGAAGCAAATCCTATATCTGAATCAGCTTCTAATGGACCATCTTATGGAGGAGGTACAGTTGATGACTCGGAGGAGAACATTGGAGTGCCTCAGCCTCTTGCGATGTTACAGGAAAATCCAATACCGCCATTTCTCTCTAAAACTTATGATCTCGTGAATGATCAGTCGCTGGACCCGATTATCTCGTGGGGAAACACAGGGGAGAGCTTCGTGGTTTGGGACCCGGTGGAGTTCGCTAGAGTCATACTGCCTCGGAATTTCAAGCACAACAATTTCTCCAGTTTTGTCCGGCAACTCAATACTTAT GGATTCCACAAGATTGATACTGATAAGTGGGAATTTGCCAACAAAGCTTTCCGTCGAGGTGAGAGGCATCTGTTGAAGAATATACAGAGGCGCAAGTCACCCCAATCCCAGCAGGTGGGTAGCTACTACACTGGACCTTCTACTGAAGCAAGAAAGTCAGAGCTGGAAAGTGAGGTAGAAAGATTGAGGAAAGAGAGGAGAATGATGATGCGAGAGGTTGTAGAACTACAGCAGCAGCTTCATGGATCTACTCATCATATAGAAGCAGTGAAACAAAGGCTTCAGAAAGCAGAGCAGAGGCAGAAGCAGATGATTTCTTTCCTGGCAAAGTTGTTCCAGAATCCAGCGTTCTTGGTCTTCCTTAGGCAAAATAAGCAACAGCGAGGTATTGGTTCATCAAGGATGAAGAGGAAGTTTGTCAAGCACAAGCAACATGAGCCTGGTCAATCTGAATCACCTATGGAAGGGCAGACTGGGAAGTACAGACCCAAGTGTATAAACGTTTCATCTTCCATTGTAGTGCCAGCTGTAAACCCTGCACCTGTTGACCAATCTCCTGGCTACATCTTACAAGAGATTGTAGAAATGGGCCAAGATGCTGAAGGCGTGGCTTTTCAAATTGAGAATGTTTTGCCTGATGAGTTTGCCATATCAGATGAACTAGCAATGATGCAAGGACTTTTCAAAAACCCGGAGAAGTTTCAAGAAGGCACATTAAACATGGGAAATGAAGATCCCCAAATTAAAGGAGAGAATGTTGCCTATACAGAACAAGAAGTTGCTCCAGAATATTTCGCTCCTTTCCTCGAGGATTTGGCAGTTCGGAAGAATTTTCCAGAATTCTCATCTACTGGGATTGACAGCATTGTAAAACAAGAGGATGTATGGAGCATGGAATTTGAGAACCAAGCTGGTATGTGTAGTTCTAGCCAAGAGTTATGGAGTAATCTGGCCAACTATGATGTGCCAAAGATAGGACTAACTGGTGGTTTCTCAGATATCTGGGATTTAGGTTTGGCACAGGTAGCAGGAAGTTCAGGTGCTCATAAGTGGCCGGCAGATGAAAACCCTGTTGATGGACCTGAGAGTCATGCTGGCCAGCCAAAATATGATAAATCAAAGAACATAGATCCATAG